From Coturnix japonica isolate 7356 chromosome 1, Coturnix japonica 2.1, whole genome shotgun sequence, the proteins below share one genomic window:
- the YAF2 gene encoding YY1-associated factor 2, translated as MGDKKSPTRPKRQPKPSSDEGYWDCSVCTFRNSAEAFKCMMCDVRKGTSTRKPRPVSQLVAQQVPQQFVPPTQSKKEKKDKVEKEKSEKETTSKKNSHKKTRPRLKNVDRSSAQHLEVTVGDLTVIITDFKEKTKSPPASSAASADQHSQSGSSSDNTERGMSRSSSPRGEASSLNGESH; from the exons ATGGGAGACAAGAAGAGCCCGACCAG GCCGAAGCGGCAGCCGAAACCCTCCTCGGACGAGGGCTACTGGGACTGCAGCGTCTGCACCTTCCGCAACAGCGCCGAGGCCTTCAAGTGCATGATGTGCGACGTGAGAAAGGGCACCTCCACACG GAAACCTCGACCCGTCTCTCAGCTGGTTGCACAGCAGGTTCCTCAGCAATTTGTGCCCCCTACACagtcaaagaaagagaaaaaagacaaagtagaaaaggaaaaaagtgaaaaggaaacaacGAGCAAAAAGAACAGTCATAAGAAAACCAG GCCACGATTGAAAAATGTGGATCGAAGTAGTGCTCAGCACTTGGAAGTTACCGTTGGAGATCTGACAGTCATAATTACAGACTTTAAGGAGAAAACTAAGTCACCACCTGCTtccagtgctgcttctgcagatCAACACAGTCAGAGCGGCTCTAGCTCTGATAACACAGAGAGGGGAATGTCCAGGTCATCTTCACCCAGAGGAGAAGCATCGTCACTGAATGGGGAATCTCATTAA